A stretch of the Capsicum annuum cultivar UCD-10X-F1 chromosome 8, UCD10Xv1.1, whole genome shotgun sequence genome encodes the following:
- the LOC107879345 gene encoding uncharacterized protein LOC107879345, whose translation MTTEYFVPAAIPRFDGHYNHWSMLMENFLRSKEYWPVVSIGVQELAADTALSEAQKAELDSLRLKDLKVKNYLFQVIDSSILKIILCKDTSKQIWDSMKKKYQGTTKVKQVQLQALRDEFEALHMQGGESVTEYFSKVLAISNKIRIYGEELKDVIIIEKILRSMTAKFNFIVCSIEESKDVDAFCIDELQGSLLAHDQKINQQDKNEVALRAVMSSKGRDPKKDK comes from the coding sequence ATGACCACAGAATATTTTGTTCCAGCCGCTATTCCGCGTTTCGATGGTCACTACAACCATTGGAGTATGTTGATGGAGAACTTCCTTAGGTCCAAAGAGTATTGGCCAGTTGTGAGTATTGGCGTGCAAGAGCTAGCCGCTGATACTGCCTTGTCGGAAGCACAGAAGGCAGAGTTGGACAGTCTAAGGTTAAAGGATCTCAAGGTGAAGAATTACCTTTTTCAGGTTATTGATAGCTCAATACTGAAAATAATTCTTTGCAAGGATACTTCTAAACAAATATGGGATTCCATGAAGAAGAAGTATCAAGGAACGACGAAGGTGAAACAAGTGCAGCTTCAAGCACTTCGTGATGAGTTCGAGGCTCTACATATGCAAGGTGGTGAGTCGGTAACAGAATATTTCTCTAAGGTTTTGGCTATCTCAAATAAAATTCGAATTTATGGAGAAGAACTAAAGGATGTTATTATCATTGAGAAAATACTTCGCTCGATGACTGCAAAATTCAATTTTATTGTCTGCTCCATTGAAGAATCCAAAGATGTTGATGCATTTTGTATTGATGAGTTACAAGGTTCTCTGTTGGCTCATGATCAGAAAATAAACCAACAAGACAAGAATGAAGTAGCATTGAGGGCAGTGATGTCTTCAAAAGGAAGAGATCCAAAGAAAGacaaatga
- the LOC107839609 gene encoding glutathione S-transferase U7: MEERRDVKLLGTKESIFTQRIVWALKLKGIDYAFIEQDFSSRSSPLLVELNPVYKMVPVIVHDGKPLSESLVILEYIEETWPVNPLFPVDPFQRASARFWARFIDGMFYEAAKKAFFSSGEAKAEGVELVEEGLHLLEGQIIGKKFFGGEKIGYLDIIAGWISYWFQYIEEVGEFKAMDSRKYPCLHAWINNFIQVPIIQQTLPKADDVKAVYRGFKDAAALAGAN, translated from the exons ATGGAGGAGAGAAGAGATGTGAAACTTTTAGGCACAAAAGAAAGTATATTTACTCAAAGAATAGTGTGGGCACTTAAGCTAAAAGGTATTGACTATGCATTTATAGAGCAGGATTTTTCTAGCAGGAGCAGTCCATTGCTTGTGGAACTTAATCCAGTGTATAAGATGGTGCCTGTTATTGTTCATGATGGAAAACCATTGAGTGAATCACTTGTTATTCTTGAGTACATTGAAGAGACATGGCCAGTTAATCCTCTATTCCCTGTTGATCCTTTTCAAAGAGCTTCTGCTCGTTTTTGGGCTCGATTCATCGATGGCATG TTCTATGAAGCAGCCAAAAAGGCATTTTTCTCCTCTGGAGAAGCCAAAGCAGAGGGGGTTGAATTAGTGGAAGAGGGATTACATCTTCTTGAAGGACAGATAATTGGGAAAAAGTTTTTTGGTGGGGAGAAAATAGGGTACCTTGACATAATAGCTGGTTGGATTTCTTACTGGTTCCAATATATAGAAGAAGTTGGTGAATTCAAAGCAATGGATTCAAGAAAATATCCTTGTCTACATGCATGGATCAACAATTTCATTCAAGTCCCTATTATTCAACAAACTCTTCCTAAAGCTGATGATGTCAAAGCTGTTTACAGGGGATTTAAAGATGCTGCAGCCTTGGCTGGTGCAAATTGA